A genomic stretch from Oxobacter pfennigii includes:
- a CDS encoding MarR family winged helix-turn-helix transcriptional regulator, which translates to MSEIKITITEQFQQLQMLMHRTSLYNFKGAGKVHNPHRGQGRVLAILKMKPEISQKELTYLLNMSKQSLAELLAKLEKSGYITREPSEEDKRVMKIKLTESGTKATDDVDDETLEASKILDCLNDEELSLFSEYLGRIIKRYEEQFPNEDFEQRRKSMEEFMLQHGHGHGFGGFGGHSVHGGPHGNHDDDFCAGHRHHNNWRRR; encoded by the coding sequence ATGAGCGAAATAAAAATAACCATCACAGAGCAATTTCAGCAGCTTCAAATGCTGATGCACAGGACATCGTTGTACAATTTCAAGGGTGCCGGCAAGGTACATAATCCGCACAGGGGGCAAGGCCGTGTACTGGCTATTCTAAAAATGAAGCCTGAAATCAGCCAGAAAGAATTGACGTATCTGCTCAATATGAGCAAACAGTCTCTTGCTGAATTGCTTGCGAAACTGGAAAAGAGCGGCTACATCACACGCGAACCGTCGGAGGAGGATAAGCGCGTTATGAAAATCAAGTTGACCGAGAGCGGTACAAAGGCTACCGATGATGTGGATGACGAAACGCTGGAAGCATCAAAAATACTCGACTGCTTAAACGATGAGGAACTTAGCCTTTTCAGCGAATATCTCGGGCGAATTATCAAGCGGTATGAGGAACAATTCCCTAATGAAGACTTCGAGCAGCGACGCAAGTCGATGGAGGAGTTTATGTTGCAGCACGGACACGGTCATGGGTTTGGGGGCTTCGGCGGTCACAGCGTACACGGCGGACCTCACGGAAATCACGAT